The Populus nigra chromosome 19, ddPopNigr1.1, whole genome shotgun sequence genome includes a window with the following:
- the LOC133680045 gene encoding wall-associated receptor kinase 2-like, with the protein MRLQRWVFLLMMLLLVAANPDVKDGCQERCGDVIVPYPFGIGEQRCAMNENFFLHCNSTDDGHHELWFGENISARNISLLNGTVTVGIDPSFDCYNKSGRQTGLFNQSISLGSGPFTFSDSRNMFTAVGCDTFAMVTNMDATFGAACLSLCTRNVTMSKNNSCSGSGCCQTSIPKGLKSLDITIQSFSNHTDVFEFNRCGFAFLEDKDSLDVSDWPLSRTPKLNDTSNVVIEWVAQTETCENAPANKSSYACGINTNCNYSDNGQGYRCACKKGFEGNPYLEQGCQDIDECKDPKKYTCHGKCHNTIGDYECKCSLGMHGDGKVGCQGFAITTIIAVVGAIVSLVIICLLLFMILSKRRKDKNFRENGGMVLKHQRVRIFSEAELTKATNNYDDDKKLGEGGFGSVYKGVLADNTVVAVKKSKGVDKAQMNEDFQHEICVVSQVNHKNVVKLLGLCLETKVPLLVYEFISNGTLFKHIHDKRSQVLASWSNRLRIASEAALALDYLHSLADPPVIHGDVKSVNILLDDNYTAKVADFGASVLISPGQTNILATKIQGTFGYLDPEYLMTGNLTEKSDVYSFGVVLVELLTGEKPNSNAKSGKKRNFIQYFNSALENNDVFGILDFQAADEAEMDEIEAVAELAKRCLNSTGVNRPSMKEVSEELAKLKALNQKSWAQQNSDETEYLLGESSQSFRNNASPPTSQSQTVISLEIENYTDSI; encoded by the exons ATGAGACTTCAGAGGTGGGTGTTTTTGCTGATGATGTTGCTACTAGTGGCGGCAAATCCAGATGTGAAAGATGGCTGCCAAGAAAGGTGTGGTGATGTTATTGTTCCTTACCCGTTTGGGATTGGGGAACAAAGATGTGCCATGAATGAAAACTTCTTTCTACATTGCAATTCCACTGATGATGGTCATCATGAACTGTGGTTTGGAGAGAACATCTCTGCCCGCAATATATCATTGCTGAATGGCACAGTCACTGTAGGCATTGATCCATCGTTCGATTGCTATAACAAGTCAGGGAGGCAGACGGGGCTTTTCAATCAGTCCATCTCACTTGGATCAGGCCCCTTCACATTTTCAGACTCTCGAAATATGTTCACAGCAGTTGGTTGTGATACCTTTGCCATGGTGACCAACATGGACGCAACATTCGGGGCTGCTTGTCTCTCTTTATGCACTAGAAATgttaccatgtcaaagaataaTTCCTGCTCAGGTTCAGGATGCTGCCAGACCTCGATTCCAAAGGGTCTCAAGTCTCTGGATATTACCATTCAGAGCTTTAGCAACCACACGGATGTTTTCGAATTTAACCGCTGTGGCTTTGCATTCCTTGAGGACAAGGACTCCCTTGATGTGTCGGATTGGCCACTCTCTCGAACTCCAAAACTTAATGATACGTCAAATGTTGTGATCGAATGGGTAGCTCAAACCGAGACATGCGAAAATGCTCCGGCCAATAAGAGTTCATATGCTTGTGGCATCAATACAAATTGCAATTACTCTGATAATGGTCAAGGATATCGTTGCGCATGCAAAAAAGGGTTCGAAGGAAACCCATATCTTGAACAAGGGTGCCAAG ATATTGATGAGTGCAAGGATCCCAAGAAATACACATGTCATGGTAAATGCCACAACACCATTGGGGATTACGAATGTAAATGTTCACTTGGCATGCATGGTGATGGCAAAGTAGGTTGTCAAGGATTTGCTATCACTACCATTATAGCAG TCGTAGGCGCCATAGTTTCCCTGGTGATTATTTGTCTATTGCTCTTCATGATCTTGAGTAAAAGAAGAAAGGACAAGAACTTCAGAGAAAATGGGGGAATGGTTTTAAAGCATCAAAGAGTAAGGATTTTCAGTGAGGCAGAGCTGACAAAAGCAACCAACaattatgatgatgataaaaaactCGGGGAAGGTGGTTTCGGTTCAGTTTACAAAGGAGTTTTAGCAGACAATACAGTAGTTGCTGTCAAGAAGTCCAAGGGGGTGGACAAAGCTCAGATGAACGAGGATTTCCAACATGAAATCTGCGTTGTTTCACAGGTCAACCACAAGAACGTGGTAAAACTCCTGGGCCTGTGCTTGGAGACCAAAGTGCCATTACTAGTTTACGAGTTCATCTCAAATGGAACCCTTTTCAAGCACATCCATGACAAAAGGTCACAGGTATTGGCTTCCTGGAGCAATCGTCTGAGGATTGCATCAGAGGCTGCTCTCGCGCTTGATTATTTGCACTCTCTAGCAGACCCTCCAGTTATTCACGGAGATGTCAAGTCGGTGAACATTCTATTAGACGATAATTACACGGCAAAGGTAGCAGATTTTGGAGCTTCGGTGCTTATTTCTCCAGGCCAGACCAATATTTTAGCCACGAAAATACAAGGAACTTTCGGCTACCTGGATCCAGAGTATCTTATGACGGGTAATTTAACTGAAAAAAGTGATGTCTATAGCTTTGGAGTAGTTCTTGTGGAGCTTCTCACAGGGGAGAAGCCAAACTCAAATGCCAAGTCAGGAAAGAAACGGAACTTtattcagtacttcaactcagcATTGGaaaataatgatgtttttgggATTTTGGATTTTCAAGCAGCTGATGAAGCTGAGATGGATGAGATAGAAGCTGTTGCTGAGCTTGCTAAAAGATGTCTGAATAGCACAGGAGTAAACCGCCCATCCATGAAGGAAGTGTCAGAGGAGCTTGCTAAGCTGAAAGCCCTTAATCAGAAATCATGGGCCCAGCAAAATAGCGATGAGACAGAGTACTTGCTAGGCGAATCATCACAATCTTTCCGCAACAACGCAAGTCCTCCCACGAGTCAATCCCAAACTGTCATATCCTTGGAGATTGAAAACTACACCGATAGCATTTAA
- the LOC133680043 gene encoding wall-associated receptor kinase-like 8 isoform X1: protein MILQRWVFLLMMLLLVAAVIGATANPDVKPGCQERCGDVIVPFPFGIGEQRCALNENFFLNCTSTDDGHHELWFGENMPARKISLLNGTVTVGIFTSFDCYDKSGRQSQLFYQFITLGSGPFTISDSRNVFTAVGCDTTAMLTNEEVTFGSACLSLCTRNVTMSKNNSCSGSGCCQTSIPKGLKSLDITIQSIRNHTDVSEFNPCGFAFVEDIDSLDLSDWPLSRTPKFKDTSNVVIEWVAQTETCENAHGNKSSYACGINTNCYYSDNGQGYRCACNEGFKGNPYLEKGCQDIDECRDGKRYPCHGKCHNTIGNYECKCPLGMHGDGKRGCRGFRIITIIIAAVVGVVGVLLLVIGSWWLYKIMEKRKSIKLKQKFFRQNGGLLLQQHLSSSDQGGISKTKVFSSEELETATDGFNVNRILGQGGQGTVFKGMLSDGVIVAVKRSTMVSEENLEGFINEVCILSQINQRNIVRLLGCCLEAEVPLLVYEFIPNGTLSEYLLRQNEEFPLSWEMRLQIAAETAGALCYLHSAASIPIYHRDIKSTNILLDHKYRAKIADFGTSRSLSVDQTHLTTSVQGTYGYLDPEYFWSSQYTDKSDVYSFGVVLAELLTGQKAILTNESQERKNLAAHFVLLMEENRIFDIVDAQIKEHCPKEDVIGVANIAMRCLNLNGKNRPTMKQVTSELERIIQLPQKKNVQQNNEEAESITAEVVSAWDDASTSITCSSFQVDQALSSSDVEPLVPFKTW from the exons ATGATACTTCAGAGGTGGGTGTTTTTGCTGATGATGTTGCTACTAGTGGCTGCAGTAATAGGAGCAACAGCAAATCCAGATGTGAAACCTGGCTGCCAAGAAAGGTGTGGGGATGTTATTGTTCCTTTCCCGTTTGGGATTGGGGAACAAAGATGTGCCCTGAATGAAAACTTCTTTCTAAATTGCACTTCTACTGATGATGGTCATCATGAACTGTGGTTTGGAGAGAACATGCCCGCTCGCAAGATATCATTGCTGAATGGCACAGTCACTGTAGGCATTTTTACATCGTTCGATTGCTATGACAAGTCAGGGCGGCAGTCGCAGCTTTTCTATCAGTTTATCACACTTGGATCAGGTCCCTTCACAATTTCAGACTCTCGAAATGTGTTCACAGCTGTTGGTTGTGACACCACTGCCATGTTGACCAACGAGGAGGTGACATTCGGGTCTGCTTGTCTCTCTTTATGCACTAGAAATgttaccatgtcaaagaataaTTCCTGCTCAGGTTCTGGATGCTGCCAGACCTCGATTCCAAAGGGTCTCAAGTCTCTGGATATTACCATTCAGAGCATTCGCAACCACACTGATGTTTCCGAATTTAACCCCTGTGGCTTTGCTTTCGTTGAGGACATAGACTCCCTTGACCTGTCGGATTGGCCACTCTCTCGTACTCCAAAATTTAAAGATACATCAAATGTTGTGATCGAATGGGTAGCTCAAACCGAGACATGCGAAAATGCTCATGGCAATAAGAGTTCATATGCTTGTGGCATCAATACAAATTGCTACTACTCCGATAATGGCCAAGGATATCGTTGCGCATGCAATGAAGGGTTCAAAGGAAACCCATATCTTGAAAAAGGATGCCAAG ATATCGATGAGTGCAGGGATGGCAAGAGATACCCATGTCATGGTAAATGCCATAACACCATTGGGAATTACGAATGTAAATGTCCACTTGGCATGCATGGTGATGGCAAGAGAGGTTGCCGTGGGTTTCGCATCATCACAATTATTATTGCAG CTGTTGTTGGAGTTGTTGGAGTGTTGTTACTGGTTATTGGTAGCTGGTGGCTATACAAAATCATGGAGAAAAGGAAGAGCATCAAACTGAAACAGAAGTTTTTCAGACAGAATGGTGGTCTACTGTTACAGCAACATTTATCCTCAAGTGATCAAGGTGGTATTTCCAAAACCAAAGTATTTAGCTCAGAGGAGTTGGAAACTGCCACAGATGGTTTCAATGTGAATAGGATACTTGGTCAAGGTGGCCAAGGTACCGTGTTCAAAGGGATGCTATCAGATGGAGTAATTGTTGCGGTCAAAAGGTCCACAATGGTGAGTGAAGAAAACCTTGAAGGATTCATCAACGAGGTCTGTATTCTTTCACAAATCAACCAAAGAAATATAGTCAGGCTACTTGGTTGCTGTTTGGAGGCAGAAGTTCCTCTTTTAGTTTATGAATTTATTCCTAATGGAACTCTTTCCGAGTATCTCCTTCGCCAAAATGAGGAGTTCCCTTTATCATGGGAAATGAGATTACAGATTGCTGCTGAAACTGCCGGGGCACTTTGCTATCTTCACTCAGCAGCTTCCATTCCAATTTATCATCGAGATATAAAGTCCACCAACATACTCTTAGATCACAAGTATCGAGCAAAGATTGCTGATTTCGGGACTTCAAGATCACTCTCCGTTGATCAAACTCATTTGACGACTAGTGTGCAAGGCACCTATGGTTACTTGGACCCAGAATACTTTTGGTCCAGTCAGTATACAGATAAGAGTGATGTCTATAGTTTTGGAGTAGTTCTTGCTGAGCTCTTAACTGGACAAAAAGCAATTCTTACAAACGAGTCACAAGAACGCAAAAACTTGGCTGCacattttgttcttttgatgGAAGAGAACAgaatttttgatattgttgatgCTCAAATTAAGGAGCACTGCCCCAAGGAGGATGTCATCGGTGTAGCTAATATTGCAATGAGATGCTTGAATTTGAATGGAAAAAATCGACCGACAATGAAACAAGTCACATCAGAGTTGGAGAGGATCATTCAATTGCCACAAAAGAAGAACGTTCAACAAAATAACGAAGAAGCTGAGAGCATCACGGCTGAAGTAGTCAGTGCGTGGGATGATGCTTCTACATCAATTACTTGCAGCAGTTTTCAAGTTGATCAGGCTCTATCATCATCAGATGTCGAACCTTTGGTCCCTTTCAAGACTTGGTGA